The following proteins are co-located in the Bosea sp. AS-1 genome:
- a CDS encoding adenylosuccinate synthase, giving the protein MANVVVVGAQWGDEGKGKIVDWLSSQADVVVRFQGGHNAGHTLVIDGVTYKLSLLPSGIVRPGKLSVIGNGVVVDPWHLVEEIGKLRAQGVAITPDNLRIADNATLILPLHRELDHFRETSNAGMKIGTTKRGIGPAYEDKVGRRAIRVIDLKDPALLEAKIERLLAHHNALRRGLGIGEVDGRELLDQLKAIAQEVLPFADTVWALLDAERRAGKRILFEGAQGALLDVDHGTYPFVTSSNIVAGQAATGSGLGPSAVGYVLGIAKAYTTRVGEGPFPTELFDEIGELIGTKGKEFGVVTGRKRRCGWFDACLVRQTVKTSGIDGIALTKLDILDGFKEIKVCVGYRLDGEVLEHLPAGQADQARVEPIYETIEGWDGSTANARSWADLPAQAIKYVRRIEELIGATVAVLSTSPERDDTILVHNPFEG; this is encoded by the coding sequence ATGGCGAATGTTGTGGTGGTCGGCGCCCAGTGGGGCGACGAAGGCAAGGGCAAGATCGTCGACTGGCTTTCCAGCCAGGCCGATGTCGTGGTGCGCTTCCAGGGCGGCCATAATGCGGGCCATACCCTCGTCATCGACGGCGTCACCTACAAGCTCTCGCTGCTGCCCTCTGGCATCGTGCGGCCGGGCAAGCTTTCGGTCATCGGCAACGGCGTCGTCGTCGATCCGTGGCACCTCGTCGAGGAAATCGGCAAGCTGCGGGCCCAGGGCGTCGCGATCACGCCCGACAATCTGCGCATCGCCGACAACGCGACGCTGATCCTGCCGCTGCACCGCGAGCTCGACCACTTCCGCGAGACCTCGAATGCCGGCATGAAGATCGGCACGACCAAGCGCGGCATCGGCCCCGCCTATGAGGACAAGGTCGGCCGCCGCGCCATTCGCGTCATCGACCTCAAGGACCCGGCCCTGCTCGAGGCCAAGATCGAGCGGCTGCTGGCCCACCACAATGCGCTGCGCCGCGGGCTCGGCATCGGCGAGGTCGACGGGCGGGAGCTGCTCGACCAGCTCAAGGCGATCGCGCAGGAGGTGCTGCCCTTCGCCGATACGGTCTGGGCGCTGCTCGACGCGGAGCGCCGCGCCGGCAAGCGCATCCTGTTCGAGGGCGCGCAGGGTGCGCTGCTCGACGTCGACCACGGCACCTATCCCTTCGTCACCTCCTCGAACATCGTCGCCGGCCAGGCTGCGACCGGCTCGGGGCTCGGCCCCTCGGCGGTCGGCTACGTGCTCGGCATCGCCAAGGCCTACACCACCCGCGTCGGCGAAGGCCCCTTCCCGACCGAGCTCTTCGACGAGATCGGCGAGCTGATCGGCACCAAGGGCAAGGAATTCGGCGTCGTCACCGGCCGCAAGCGCCGCTGCGGCTGGTTCGACGCCTGCCTCGTGCGCCAGACGGTGAAGACGTCCGGTATCGACGGCATCGCGCTGACCAAGCTCGACATCCTCGACGGCTTCAAGGAGATCAAGGTCTGCGTGGGCTACAGGCTCGACGGCGAGGTCCTCGAACATCTGCCCGCCGGCCAGGCCGACCAGGCCCGCGTCGAGCCGATCTACGAGACGATCGAAGGCTGGGACGGCTCGACCGCCAATGCCCGTTCCTGGGCCGACCTGCCGGCGCAGGCGATCAAATATGTCCGCCGCATCGAGGAGCTGATCGGCGCCACCGTCGCCGTGCTCTCGACCAGCCCGGAGCGCGACGACACCATCCTCGTCCACAATCCGTTCGAAGGATGA
- a CDS encoding GGDEF domain-containing phosphodiesterase — protein sequence MPAPSLFSFRKEPAVDPRGLLSSIGEVVYSWDIQSDVLIWGPNATEVLGALPDRAMLRGIGFAALVEPGSGPSRYDAIFGSSEQDQGEGVLYRTRYAVDLAGRKMWAEDTGRWFAGSDGRPARARGVLRLERAARTEELGDTGGDLCDRPALIDQIGLCLQEHLPQERPVAILVAAIDELARLNDDFGHEATGEIIATVHERLRSVTRRRDHLVRYAGNSFAIILSACPRDQIDSAARRFSRIVAESAIETSHGIALVRLRVGAAHAPELGNHAGELLAAAESALATARASAAEDAVIARPQRRRQDRTERSGLDVQAVTALNERRVRLALQPIVSAHTRIPAFHEALLRVGQPEAGLFFASAELVPLLERRGLVRLFDHRVLELALTLLAEDPALRLSINVSPVSLGDPEWLNAFLSLAGASRSLASRLIVEVTETATIEDPSRLAKLLGRIKACGTRIAIDDFGAGHTSLKHLRAFPVDILKIDGAFTQNLRRSTDDRFYVRTLIDLARHLGVETVAEWVDDELQATMLRDWGVTYLQGHLVGRAELTPVPEPEPRRAAC from the coding sequence ATGCCTGCCCCGTCGCTGTTCAGCTTCCGCAAAGAACCTGCGGTTGACCCGAGAGGCCTGCTCTCCTCGATCGGCGAAGTGGTCTACAGCTGGGACATCCAGAGCGATGTGCTGATCTGGGGGCCGAACGCGACCGAGGTCCTCGGCGCGCTGCCCGACCGGGCCATGCTCCGCGGCATCGGCTTCGCTGCACTGGTCGAGCCCGGCAGCGGTCCGAGCCGCTACGACGCGATCTTCGGTTCGAGCGAGCAGGATCAGGGCGAAGGCGTGCTCTACCGCACCCGTTACGCCGTCGACCTCGCCGGCCGGAAGATGTGGGCCGAGGATACCGGCCGCTGGTTCGCTGGCAGCGACGGGCGCCCCGCCCGCGCCCGCGGCGTGCTGCGGCTCGAGCGCGCCGCACGGACCGAGGAGCTGGGCGACACCGGCGGCGATCTCTGCGATCGCCCTGCCCTGATCGACCAGATCGGCCTGTGCCTGCAGGAACATCTGCCGCAGGAGCGGCCGGTCGCTATCCTCGTCGCCGCGATCGACGAGCTGGCCCGGCTCAACGACGATTTCGGCCACGAGGCCACCGGCGAGATCATCGCCACCGTGCATGAGCGGCTGCGCTCGGTGACGCGGCGGCGCGACCATCTCGTGCGCTACGCCGGCAACAGCTTCGCGATCATTCTCTCCGCCTGCCCGCGCGACCAGATCGATTCGGCCGCCCGGCGCTTCAGCAGGATCGTGGCGGAATCGGCCATCGAGACCAGCCATGGCATCGCGCTGGTGCGGCTGCGGGTCGGCGCGGCGCATGCGCCCGAGCTCGGCAACCATGCCGGCGAATTGCTGGCCGCCGCCGAAAGCGCACTCGCCACCGCGCGGGCCAGCGCCGCCGAGGACGCGGTCATCGCGCGGCCGCAGCGCCGCCGGCAGGACAGGACCGAGCGCAGCGGCCTCGACGTCCAGGCCGTTACCGCGCTGAACGAACGTCGCGTCCGCCTGGCTCTGCAGCCCATCGTCTCCGCCCATACGCGCATTCCCGCCTTCCACGAGGCGCTGCTGCGCGTCGGGCAGCCCGAGGCCGGCCTCTTCTTCGCCTCCGCCGAGCTCGTGCCGCTGCTCGAACGACGCGGCCTCGTGCGGTTGTTCGACCATCGCGTCCTGGAACTCGCGCTGACGCTGCTGGCCGAGGATCCCGCGCTCAGACTGTCGATCAACGTCTCGCCGGTCTCGCTCGGCGATCCCGAATGGCTCAACGCCTTCCTCTCGCTCGCCGGCGCGTCGCGCAGCCTCGCCTCACGGCTGATCGTCGAGGTCACCGAGACGGCGACCATCGAGGATCCGTCGCGGCTGGCGAAGCTGCTCGGGCGCATCAAGGCCTGCGGCACCCGCATCGCCATCGACGATTTCGGTGCCGGCCATACCTCGCTCAAGCACCTGCGCGCCTTCCCGGTCGACATCCTGAAGATCGACGGCGCCTTCACCCAGAATCTGCGCCGCTCGACCGACGACCGCTTCTATGTCCGCACGCTGATCGATCTCGCGCGCCATCTCGGCGTCGAGACCGTCGCGGAATGGGTCGATGATGAATTGCAGGCGACGATGCTGCGCGACTGGGGCGTCACCTATCTGCAGGGCCATCTCGTCGGCCGCGCCGAACTGACGCCGGTCCCCGAGCCGGAGCCGCGCCGCGCCGCCTGCTGA
- a CDS encoding DUF1737 domain-containing protein, whose protein sequence is MAKRTTLYRYLTGPDDAAFCHRVTEALSRGWSLYGQPTLAFDAVQGRVICGQAIIKDVDEPYAPTLKLSEQ, encoded by the coding sequence ATGGCGAAGCGCACGACGCTTTACCGCTATCTCACCGGCCCCGATGACGCCGCTTTCTGTCATCGGGTTACCGAGGCGCTGAGCCGCGGCTGGTCGCTCTATGGCCAGCCGACGCTCGCCTTCGACGCTGTGCAGGGCCGCGTCATCTGCGGGCAGGCGATCATCAAGGACGTGGACGAGCCTTACGCGCCCACGTTGAAGCTATCCGAACAATAA
- the mtgA gene encoding monofunctional biosynthetic peptidoglycan transglycosylase: protein MFGWCLRLAFWLVLAFAVALALYRFVPVPSTLMLGRWLTLRSVERDWVPLERISPNLIRAVIASEDQRFCSHRGIDWVELNAVLEDEDGPSRGASTLTMQTAKNVFLWPGRSYIRKGLEIPLAMAIDFAWGKPRVIEVYLNVAEWGEGLFGAEAAAQRYFRKSAARLTPAEAARLAGALPNPLLRNPGKPSRALQSAAGRVQRRMGQLGALGDCALPG, encoded by the coding sequence GTGTTCGGATGGTGCCTGAGGCTGGCTTTCTGGCTCGTCCTTGCCTTCGCCGTTGCCCTGGCGCTCTACCGCTTCGTGCCGGTGCCCTCGACGCTGATGCTCGGCCGCTGGCTGACCTTGCGTTCCGTCGAGCGCGACTGGGTGCCGCTGGAGCGGATCTCTCCCAATCTGATCCGCGCCGTCATCGCTTCCGAGGACCAGCGCTTCTGCAGCCATCGCGGCATCGACTGGGTCGAGCTCAACGCGGTGCTGGAGGACGAGGACGGGCCGAGCCGAGGGGCCTCGACGCTGACCATGCAGACGGCCAAGAACGTCTTCCTCTGGCCGGGCCGCTCCTATATCCGCAAGGGGCTGGAGATCCCGCTCGCCATGGCGATCGACTTCGCCTGGGGCAAGCCGCGGGTCATCGAGGTCTATCTCAACGTCGCGGAATGGGGCGAGGGCCTGTTCGGCGCGGAAGCCGCGGCACAGCGCTATTTCCGCAAATCCGCGGCGCGCCTCACCCCGGCCGAAGCCGCCCGCCTCGCGGGCGCCCTGCCCAATCCGCTCCTGCGTAATCCGGGCAAGCCGAGTCGCGCCCTGCAATCGGCTGCCGGGCGGGTGCAGCGGCGCATGGGCCAGCTCGGCGCGCTCGGCGATTGCGCGCTGCCTGGTTGA
- the phaR gene encoding polyhydroxyalkanoate synthesis repressor PhaR yields the protein MASEKEPTVIKKYANRRLYHTGTSSYVTLEDLAGLVRAGEDFVVYDAKSGEDITRSVLAQIIFDEEAKDGQNLLPITFLRQLIRFYGDSMQALVPRYLEFSMDHFTQDQNKFREQMAKAFGSSAFGGNALDAIQAQTRANMQMFTEAFRMFNPFAATAAGKAKQGAAASEPAAKGDELGDLKRELNEMRERLDKLSRSK from the coding sequence ATGGCCAGCGAAAAAGAACCGACTGTCATCAAGAAATACGCCAACCGGCGCCTCTACCACACAGGTACGAGTTCTTACGTCACGCTGGAGGATCTGGCAGGGCTTGTCCGGGCGGGAGAGGATTTCGTCGTCTACGACGCCAAGTCCGGAGAGGACATCACCCGTTCGGTGCTGGCCCAGATCATCTTCGACGAGGAAGCCAAGGACGGGCAGAATCTATTGCCAATCACCTTCCTGCGGCAGCTGATCCGCTTCTACGGCGACAGCATGCAGGCGCTGGTGCCGCGCTACCTCGAATTCTCGATGGACCATTTCACGCAGGACCAGAACAAGTTCCGCGAGCAGATGGCGAAGGCCTTCGGTAGCTCGGCCTTCGGCGGCAACGCGCTCGACGCCATCCAGGCCCAGACGCGGGCGAACATGCAGATGTTCACCGAGGCGTTCCGGATGTTCAATCCGTTCGCCGCGACGGCGGCCGGGAAGGCGAAGCAGGGGGCCGCAGCGTCTGAACCTGCGGCTAAGGGCGACGAGCTCGGCGACCTCAAGCGCGAGCTCAACGAGATGCGCGAGCGGCTGGACAAGCTCTCCCGCAGCAAGTGA
- a CDS encoding polyprenyl synthetase family protein, with the protein MSSVSSPVAESDLPLRLARTAEAIERLLESLLATAPGEGEIARPERLVAAMRHGALAGGKRLRPFLTVETARLFGVPQEQALRAGAAVELLHCYSLVHDDLPAMDDDDLRRGRPTVHKAFDEATAILAGDALLTLAFDVLADPATHASGEVRAALVRALARASGLGGMVGGQMFDLAAEGRFEAQKRALTETEIRRLQAMKTGALLAASVEIGARLGGADSVALKALDAYGRALGATFQVADDILDVEADAAQMGKATAKDADKGKGTLIGVLGLDGAKRERDRLSEVAVKALAGFGADADVLRAAARFAAQRKS; encoded by the coding sequence ATGAGTTCCGTTTCATCCCCCGTCGCAGAGAGCGATCTGCCCCTTCGTCTCGCGCGGACTGCCGAGGCGATCGAGCGCCTGCTCGAAAGCCTGCTGGCGACCGCGCCAGGCGAGGGCGAGATCGCGCGGCCCGAGCGCCTGGTCGCGGCGATGCGACATGGAGCCCTCGCCGGCGGCAAGCGGCTGCGGCCTTTCCTGACGGTGGAGACGGCCCGGCTTTTCGGTGTCCCGCAGGAGCAGGCGCTGCGGGCGGGCGCCGCGGTCGAGCTGCTGCATTGCTATTCGCTGGTCCATGACGATCTGCCGGCGATGGACGACGACGATCTGCGCCGTGGCCGTCCCACCGTGCACAAGGCCTTCGACGAGGCGACCGCGATCCTGGCGGGCGACGCCCTGTTGACGCTTGCCTTCGACGTGCTGGCCGATCCGGCGACGCATGCGTCCGGCGAGGTGCGGGCGGCGCTGGTGCGGGCGCTCGCCCGGGCTTCCGGTCTGGGCGGGATGGTCGGCGGGCAGATGTTCGACCTTGCGGCAGAGGGACGCTTCGAGGCGCAGAAGCGCGCGCTGACCGAGACGGAGATCCGGCGCCTGCAGGCGATGAAGACCGGGGCGTTGCTGGCGGCCAGCGTCGAGATCGGCGCGCGCCTCGGCGGGGCCGACTCCGTAGCGCTCAAGGCGCTCGACGCCTATGGCCGGGCGCTGGGCGCGACCTTCCAGGTGGCGGACGACATCCTCGATGTCGAGGCCGATGCGGCGCAGATGGGCAAGGCCACGGCGAAGGATGCCGACAAGGGCAAGGGGACGCTGATCGGCGTGCTCGGGCTCGACGGCGCCAAGCGCGAGCGCGACCGGCTGAGCGAGGTCGCGGTCAAGGCGCTCGCTGGCTTCGGGGCCGATGCGGATGTGCTGCGTGCTGCGGCGCGCTTCGCCGCGCAGCGGAAGAGCTGA
- a CDS encoding EamA family transporter, giving the protein MTSRTATLIGFCAILLWSTLALFTAMSGRVPPFQLVAMTFIIGGLLILAITALRGELSRVRPTPASFALGLYGPFGDTALYYAAVKTAPPAEANLIHYLWPLLIVLFAALLPGGGLKARHLVGALIGLVATGLLVSGGLGSGGGLAFGHLLAALGAFVWASYSVVSRRFADVPSESLSLTMLGCAVPALACHFAFETTLWSLTAVEWAGVLGLGLGSIGLAFVVWDIGMKRGDVALLGVASYAAPVLSTLILVLFGYAQASWLLAASCALIVVGALVASAGGRKG; this is encoded by the coding sequence ATGACCTCCCGCACCGCCACCCTCATCGGCTTCTGCGCCATCCTGCTCTGGTCGACATTGGCGCTGTTCACGGCGATGTCGGGGCGGGTGCCGCCCTTCCAGCTCGTCGCCATGACCTTCATCATCGGCGGCCTGCTGATCCTCGCCATCACGGCGCTGCGCGGCGAGCTCAGCCGGGTCAGGCCGACGCCGGCCTCCTTCGCGCTTGGACTCTACGGCCCCTTCGGCGACACCGCGCTCTATTATGCCGCCGTGAAGACGGCGCCGCCCGCCGAGGCGAACCTGATCCATTACCTCTGGCCGCTGCTGATCGTCCTCTTCGCCGCGCTGCTGCCGGGCGGCGGGCTGAAGGCGCGCCATCTCGTCGGGGCCCTCATCGGCCTTGTCGCGACGGGCCTCCTCGTCTCCGGTGGACTCGGCAGCGGCGGCGGGCTCGCTTTCGGTCACTTGCTTGCGGCGCTCGGCGCCTTCGTCTGGGCGAGCTACTCGGTGGTCTCGCGCCGCTTTGCCGACGTGCCTTCTGAAAGCCTCAGCCTCACCATGCTGGGCTGTGCCGTTCCGGCGCTCGCCTGCCATTTCGCTTTCGAGACGACGCTCTGGTCACTGACGGCGGTGGAATGGGCCGGCGTGCTCGGCCTCGGCCTCGGCTCGATCGGCCTTGCCTTCGTGGTCTGGGACATCGGCATGAAGCGCGGCGATGTCGCCCTGCTCGGCGTCGCCTCCTATGCAGCACCGGTGCTCTCGACGCTGATCCTGGTGCTCTTCGGTTACGCCCAGGCGAGTTGGCTGCTGGCAGCTTCCTGCGCGCTCATCGTCGTGGGCGCGCTGGTCGCGAGCGCCGGCGGCCGGAAGGGCTGA
- a CDS encoding MFS transporter — MTTVPMPSVARRPLMPVLAALSLAHLLNDLVQSMIPALYPLIKDTYQLDFMQIGFITLAFQVTSSLLQPLLGYVTDRRPWPYAMVAGMCSTLTGLLLLSFAHSYAVVLLAAGLIGLGSAVFHPEATRMARHAAAGRQGLAQGVFQVGGHVGYAVGPLLAAIVVVPRGQESLSWFSLVVLLAMGLMGWIGARYAAMRREQKSSKEHVEEVASHGLPRGRILLAMTILIVLLISKNGYTAAFTSYYTFYLIQRFGVEVQLSQIMLFLYLVVGAIGVILGGMIGDKIGRDRVIWLSILGSLPFALVLPYADLFWTGVLSVIVSFIMASAFSAILIYAIDLVPHRIGLVGGLFYGLSFGLGGVAAAAIGALADQVGIIQVFKLCAWLPALGLLTFLLPKSAKRV, encoded by the coding sequence ATGACAACCGTTCCGATGCCGTCCGTCGCGCGCCGTCCGCTGATGCCGGTTCTGGCTGCGCTCAGTCTCGCCCATCTGCTGAACGACCTCGTCCAGTCGATGATCCCGGCGCTGTATCCGCTGATCAAGGATACCTACCAGCTCGACTTCATGCAGATCGGCTTCATCACGTTGGCCTTCCAGGTGACGTCGTCGCTGCTGCAGCCGCTGCTCGGCTATGTCACCGACCGCAGGCCATGGCCCTATGCGATGGTCGCCGGCATGTGCTCGACGTTGACGGGGCTGTTGCTGCTTTCCTTCGCGCACAGCTACGCGGTGGTGCTGCTCGCGGCGGGGCTGATCGGCCTCGGCTCGGCGGTGTTCCATCCCGAGGCGACGCGCATGGCACGCCATGCCGCTGCCGGGCGGCAGGGGCTGGCGCAGGGCGTGTTCCAGGTCGGCGGTCATGTCGGTTACGCGGTCGGCCCGTTGCTGGCGGCGATCGTCGTGGTGCCGCGCGGGCAGGAGAGCCTGTCCTGGTTCTCGCTGGTCGTGCTGCTGGCGATGGGGCTGATGGGCTGGATCGGCGCCCGTTACGCGGCGATGCGGCGCGAGCAGAAATCCTCGAAGGAGCATGTCGAGGAGGTGGCGAGCCACGGCCTGCCGCGCGGGCGCATCCTGCTGGCGATGACGATCCTGATCGTGCTGCTGATCTCGAAGAACGGCTACACCGCCGCCTTCACCTCCTATTACACCTTCTATCTGATCCAGCGCTTCGGCGTGGAGGTGCAGCTCTCGCAGATCATGCTGTTCCTCTACCTCGTGGTCGGCGCCATCGGGGTCATCCTCGGCGGCATGATCGGCGACAAGATCGGTCGGGATCGGGTGATCTGGCTCTCGATCCTGGGTTCGCTGCCCTTCGCGCTGGTGCTGCCCTATGCCGATCTGTTCTGGACCGGGGTGCTCAGCGTCATCGTCAGCTTCATCATGGCGAGCGCCTTCTCGGCGATCCTGATCTATGCCATCGACCTCGTGCCGCACCGCATCGGCCTCGTCGGCGGGTTGTTCTACGGCCTGTCCTTCGGCCTCGGCGGCGTGGCGGCGGCGGCCATCGGCGCGCTCGCCGACCAGGTCGGCATCATCCAGGTGTTCAAGCTCTGCGCCTGGCTGCCGGCCCTGGGGCTTCTGACCTTCCTGCTGCCGAAGAGCGCGAAGCGGGTCTGA
- a CDS encoding beta-ketoacyl-ACP reductase: MTKVALVTGGTRGIGAAICKALKEAGYKVAANYAGNDEAAAKFKAETGVSVHKWDVSDYDACVAGIAKVEAELGPVDVLVNNAGITRDGMFHKMTKDQWNAVINTNLNSLFNMTRPVWEGMRARKFGRVICISSINGQKGQMGQVNYSAAKAGDIGFVKALAQEGARAGITVNAICPGYIATEMVKAIDPAVVEKSILPHIPVGRLGEPEEIARAVVFLAGQDAGFITGSTLSANGGQYMA; encoded by the coding sequence ATGACGAAGGTGGCGCTGGTTACAGGGGGAACGCGCGGTATCGGCGCGGCGATCTGCAAGGCCTTGAAGGAGGCCGGCTACAAGGTCGCGGCCAACTACGCCGGCAATGACGAAGCCGCCGCCAAGTTCAAGGCCGAGACGGGCGTCTCGGTCCATAAATGGGACGTTTCCGACTACGATGCCTGCGTCGCCGGCATCGCCAAGGTCGAGGCCGAGCTCGGGCCGGTCGACGTGCTGGTCAACAATGCCGGCATCACGCGCGACGGCATGTTCCACAAGATGACCAAGGATCAGTGGAACGCGGTCATCAACACCAACCTCAACTCGCTCTTCAACATGACCCGCCCGGTCTGGGAGGGCATGCGCGCCCGCAAGTTCGGCCGCGTCATCTGCATTTCGTCGATCAACGGCCAGAAGGGCCAGATGGGCCAGGTCAACTATTCCGCCGCCAAGGCCGGCGACATCGGCTTCGTCAAGGCGCTGGCGCAGGAGGGCGCGCGCGCCGGCATCACGGTCAACGCGATCTGCCCCGGCTACATCGCGACCGAGATGGTCAAGGCGATCGACCCGGCCGTGGTCGAGAAGTCGATCCTGCCGCATATCCCGGTCGGGCGCCTCGGCGAGCCGGAGGAGATCGCCCGCGCCGTGGTGTTCCTGGCCGGCCAGGATGCGGGCTTCATCACCGGCTCGACCCTCTCCGCCAATGGCGGCCAGTACATGGCCTGA
- the rpmF gene encoding 50S ribosomal protein L32: MAVPKKKTSPSKRGMRRSADALKQPAYIEDKNSGELRRPHHVDLKSGMYRGRQVLKVKADA; encoded by the coding sequence ATGGCCGTTCCGAAGAAGAAGACGTCGCCGTCGAAGCGCGGCATGCGCCGCTCGGCCGACGCGCTGAAGCAGCCCGCCTATATCGAGGACAAGAACTCCGGCGAGCTGCGCCGCCCGCACCATGTCGACCTGAAGAGCGGCATGTATCGCGGCCGTCAGGTCCTCAAGGTCAAGGCTGACGCCTGA
- a CDS encoding acetyl-CoA C-acetyltransferase → MADTDIVIVGAARTAVGAFNGAFANTPADELGAAAIKEALKRAKVDPADVDEVIMGQILTAGQGQNPARQAAMKAGIPQEKTAWGLNQLCGSGLRTVAIGLQQIANGDADIIVAGGMESMSMSQHAAHLRNGTKMGDTKFIDTMIKDGLWDAFHGYHMGTTAENVATKWQISREEQDAFAAKSQNKAEAAQKAGKFKDEIVPFTVSTRKGDVVVDTDEYPRHGATVEAMAKLKPAFSKDGTVTAGNASGINDGAAALVIMSGKEAAKRGLKPLATIKAWATAGVDPAIMGSGPIPATRKALEKAGWKVSDLDLVEANEAFAAQAIAVNKDLGWNTDIVNVNGGAIAIGHPIGASGARVLVTLLHEMQKRDAKKGLATLCIGGGMGVAMAVER, encoded by the coding sequence ATGGCAGATACGGACATCGTGATCGTCGGCGCAGCGCGCACGGCGGTAGGCGCCTTCAACGGCGCTTTTGCCAACACTCCCGCTGACGAGCTCGGCGCCGCCGCGATCAAGGAAGCGCTGAAGCGCGCCAAGGTCGACCCCGCCGATGTCGACGAGGTCATCATGGGCCAGATCCTCACCGCCGGTCAGGGCCAGAACCCGGCACGCCAGGCGGCGATGAAAGCCGGCATCCCCCAGGAGAAGACGGCCTGGGGCCTCAACCAGCTCTGCGGCTCGGGCCTGCGCACCGTCGCCATCGGCCTGCAGCAGATCGCCAATGGCGATGCCGACATCATCGTTGCCGGCGGCATGGAGTCGATGTCGATGTCGCAGCACGCCGCCCATCTGCGCAACGGCACCAAGATGGGCGATACCAAGTTCATCGACACGATGATCAAGGACGGCCTCTGGGACGCCTTCCACGGCTACCATATGGGCACCACCGCCGAGAACGTCGCGACGAAATGGCAGATCAGCCGCGAGGAGCAGGACGCCTTCGCCGCCAAGTCCCAGAACAAGGCCGAGGCCGCTCAGAAGGCCGGCAAGTTCAAGGACGAGATTGTTCCTTTCACCGTCTCGACCCGCAAGGGCGACGTCGTCGTCGACACCGATGAATACCCGCGTCACGGCGCGACGGTCGAGGCCATGGCCAAGCTCAAGCCGGCCTTCTCGAAGGATGGCACGGTGACCGCCGGCAACGCCTCCGGCATCAATGACGGCGCGGCCGCGCTCGTCATCATGAGCGGCAAGGAAGCGGCCAAGCGCGGTCTGAAGCCACTGGCCACCATCAAGGCCTGGGCTACGGCGGGCGTCGATCCGGCCATCATGGGCTCGGGCCCGATCCCGGCGACGCGCAAGGCGTTGGAGAAGGCCGGCTGGAAGGTCTCGGACCTCGACCTGGTCGAAGCCAACGAGGCCTTCGCGGCGCAGGCCATCGCCGTGAACAAGGATCTCGGCTGGAACACCGACATCGTCAACGTCAATGGCGGCGCCATCGCCATCGGCCACCCGATCGGGGCTTCCGGTGCGCGCGTGCTGGTGACGTTGCTGCACGAGATGCAGAAGCGCGACGCCAAGAAGGGCCTCGCCACGCTCTGCATCGGCGGCGGCATGGGCGTCGCCATGGCCGTGGAGCGCTGA